From Punica granatum isolate Tunisia-2019 chromosome 1, ASM765513v2, whole genome shotgun sequence:
TAGCCTTTCTGATGCTGACCTCTTTGCCAGATTGAAGAAGCTAATGTCTTCAAGGAAACCAAGCAGTTCACTTACAAGGATGGTTCGCAATTCGTGTTCATGGACTTGGTATGTTGCTTTGCTCTTAGTTTAACTCTTTTTTGTAGTAAGCCAGTTTGTCTTATTATTCTCCTTAGGGTGATTGATTTTGACGTTGGGAAGTTTCTTTATATATCACAGAGTACGTTCGAGGAAATTCGTCTCAATGAAGGTGATGTAGGTGACAAGACAAAGTGGCTCAAAGAGGGTATGAACTGCAATGTGTTGTTCTGGAATGGAAAGGTAACTCTGATCTTTCACCTATGGCTTACTTTGTAGATGAACTAAAATGTGATACAATGCCAATGCCACTTCTCACAATTGAGCACATGGTCGTCGAGTGGTTTGCAGGTTATTGACTTTGAATTACCTATAACAGTCCAACTGACCATTGTAGATGTTGATCCTGGTCTTAAGGGTGACACCGCTCAAGGTAATGTTGTTTCCTTCTTAGCAGAAAATGAATCTCAAGGCGAAAAGGCAATTCATCAAGAACCATTTACTCCATCTGAAAGGAAATTGCTGCTGACTGCATGTATTATTATTGGTCACAGGTGGGTCGAAACCAGCAAAACTTGATACAGGTGCTGTAGTGAACGTCCCATTATTCGTAAACATAGGTGATGAAATACTGGTGGATACAAGAACCGGGCAATACATGAGTCGGGCATGAGTATTTCCCTGAGAATCCTTTGTGTGTATCAGAGCCATGCTGTGTTCATGAGGAGTAGATAGCAGAAGAGATTGCAAACCCTTCAGAAATCTCTTCTCGGAGTAATTTGTTCGTTTCTGTATACATATTCGGGGGTTCCTCGGTGGTACACCATGCCTACTGTAACAATACAGTAAATTGTTGAGGCAAAGAAGGCAAAATTTTGTGCCCTGAAAGCTTACACTGGAGGTTGCGCAATTACAATGGTAGTCGTCTCTAAGACTTTTCAGTTTCTCGAAATTTCGGCTTCTTCTCGGGGATTACTCCTCTCTTCAGAGCAATCCCATAAACATTACAAGCAGAGAAGGCCATTCCTTGCCTGTTAAACTCCTCTATCAGAATGTTGTAAGCCACTCTTCTTCTAGGATACATTCCTTCTTCCTCCATGAGGACCAAAAAAGACAATGCCTTCTCAAGCTTCCCCTCTCTGCAGAGCCCTCTCACGACATCCTCTAAAGTAATGATCCTCGGATGAAACCCTTCACCCATCATCTTCCGAACGCTCACCAAGGCCTCCTCGCTTTTCTTCTTGACCGAGAACAAACTTATCACAAGCCCATAAGTATCATCCTCGACTGCAAGATTCTGAATCTGCATTTTGCTGAATAATTGGCCCGCATCCTCCAACAGATCAGAACCATTACCCTCCTTCAGTGAGGTCCTGCACAGGCCTCTAACTAGAACGTTCATCATCCTCTCATCGACCTCAAACCCGGAATCCTCCATCTCCCAGTAAACCCGAAGGGCAGCTCTAGCCTTCCCCCACTTCAACAGCCCATGGATCAAGGTTCTGTAGCTCACGCAGTCAGGCAGGCAGTTCCTCTCCTTCATCTGCCTTAGCATGCCAAGCCCTTTCCCAGGCCTCCCTTCTCTGCAATACCCATCGAACAGCGTATTGTAAGTAACCACGCTCAAGCTCAAACCCATCCCCACGGCCTCCTCCAGTAGCTCCCTTGCCTCATCGGATCGACCAACCTTACAGAACCCATCCATGACCGCCGTATACGTGTAAACATCGGGCTTCACCGGTCCATTCCTCATTCCTTTCAGCATCTCGAGCGCCTCCTCGACCCTCCCAACGTAACAAAGCCCCTTAACCAGACAGTTATACGTCTGAACACTAGGACTGATCCCGATTCTAACCATTGTGTCGAACACCTCAAATGCTCCCTTCATCCTGCCCTTTCTGCAGTACGAGTTGCTCAACTCAGTCACGGTCGCAACCGTCGGAGACAACCCATTTTCCACCATGTGGTCAAAAACTCTCTTAGCTTCATCGGGTTGGCCCTTCTTGCAGTAGCACCTGATCATGGTGGAATACGTCCAAGAATCAGGGACCAACAGACCCTTTGACGACATGCTAGAGAAAGAGCTTAGAGCGAGGTCGGGCTCGTCGGCTAAGACCAGGGCCATTAGAAGGTTGTTCAGGTCAAGCGAGTCGTCCGTGCCAATCCCGCCATCACGCTGGGTCATCAGGAGGTCGAGGAACTCCGGTCTGTCGTGTTTGGGCACTGTTCTTATCCGCTCCACCAAGTACCGAACTTGAACTCTGCCGCTGCGTCGAGGGTTGACGTTGGGTTCTGGGTGCTGTACTTCTTCTGCGGTTCTGTTGATTTGGGTGGTTCGAGGTTGAATTGAGCAGGAGAGCAAAGGCTTCTGCTGGGTCTTCTTGTGATGGACTCCATGGGTTCTGATGCTCGAGAAGTGCTGATGGtacagaggaggaggagatggaAGGTGAGTCTGATGAAGGGGCAGTGAAGAAGGAAGATAAGGAGTTGGCatttgggggggggggaggaagaggaagaagaagggaggATGAAGACcgtgtttggattgagcgcggcAGCAGCGGCCGGACGACCGTATATCATGAGTATACATGTGAAAGGGCCAAACAATGGCAAAATCATATTTTCACATCCCAAAGTCTTACGCGCTAACCATTTTCACCTACTAAGCCTGGCAAGTGATTTTCACATCACGGATTGCAAAGTATTTCCATAAAATTTACTATGCCAAGTAAGTGAATTTTCATATGGTTTGTGATAGACATTCGGATTCGATAAAACTTTTAGTCAAAACACAAACCAGCCTAATTTGGTGAGCAAATCGATTCGTGTTCAAATTACCTCTGTCATCTGTCATAAGTATGTTCTTCTGATGGAACTAATAAAACCAATTACATTGTACATAGTAAGAAGAAGCATCGGTCTTTATGTATTATACTTCGTAGagcaaaaagaagagaaaaaagaagaagaggcaTCGTTCCTACTGAAAATCATCCATCACGATCACTCTCTTCAAAATCCTAACTCCACAGAAACATTATCTTTGAGAGACTTTTTCGAAGCATCCGGTTCGTTCAGAACCGCAGCGATCTGCTAAAAGCTTTGGAATACACAGGAATAGGATTTGGATTAGTGATCGGACTAGGATTACTCTTGGAATAGTCTGCCACCGCACCCTTCTTGGTCTTGCTGCTGCTTCTCCTCCCGAGGAAGGGCTTCAGCAGCTTCTTCAGAACCTTCCTGATCCCCTGCCTGTGGTGCCGCCCTCCCTCCTGAGGCTGCGAGTCCCGCATTGCGCCCTGCAATGGGTTGGGGCGGATGGTGCTGGGCTCAGACAGGCTGCGGCCTAGGATGGCCTGGTTCAGCCGGGCCTCAAAGGAGAGCCTCTCGAACTGGTCCAGCAGAGTGCTCTGCTCGTCCCCGAACTTGTTCAAGACCACAGCTATCTCCTCCATTGGCTGTTGTAGTAGAAAGCTCCTCAACTTACACATATGGAGAGGACAAAGAAGATGGAGGGAAGCTTAAAGGGACCTTGTGTTTGTTTTCTTGTGTATTTTAAGGTTGTCCTCGTGAATGAAGCTTTTATTGCTGCAGGTAAGGCGAAGTTATTCTTCCTCGAATTCTTGGTCAATCCTTGATCAATTGTAAATACTGCAACAGCCGTTTGTATTCTATGCTTCGAGCACGAGCGAAATACGTAACTATTGATGGATTTACAGGACAAGCCTTTCCGTATTCACGTCAAGCCAACATAGAGAGGATTGCAAGGTAAACAGTAAATCATGTCTTTGACGCTCGACACATCTTTAACACATCTGAACTCTCGTGCTGTCTCGAACGCAGGACTCATCGTACATGTACTATACCACGCGTAAAAGGTGTCGGGAAGTTCTTGTTAATTCACCTGCAAAAAGATCTGCCATCTAGACAAGAATAATGTTCTATGCTGTTGGATCAAGCAAGCGCAAAAGTGGAATGTCAAGAAGCATTGCGAATAtggaaaattttggaaatGCCAAAACCCTCCTCGGAAGCAAAATAACTCACCTGCAAGAACATCTTCATTAAATGTTGGAGAAGATTTTGGTCTTTTAAGAGATTAGGTTGGGAGCCGATACGCAAGAACCCGAGAGATTCGAAAAGGATCAACCTTATCGATAAGTCGTATTAGTCCGTATGTATTAACAAAATCGTATGTGCTACGGTTCGCATCCATACTCTGAGAATGTACTTTGctctcttttcacttttcctttttggaaTTTCCTCTTTTTACCAACAAATCTCGCTTGctcctttctcttttttgaatACAACATTgccgcttttttttttcctgttcttTTTCGATGACCCCCAGACAACGTTTCCTATAAGGAACAAAGAGCTGGAGAATAAATGACGCTGAAGCATTTTTGTCAAAAAAAGGACTTAAGTTGGGACTTTCGGTCACAAGGCTTAAAATGGCCACAATTTATCGCACTCGAGTCATAATAacacaaaaaataaagtaatatCACAATCATCTGTCATTAACAGAATCCCAAGCGGGATATCTCAATACGGATTTATCAACAATCAATACGAATTTATCTACAGTGATGTCCGACAATGCAGAACTGTCTAAACTCCTATGCACAGAGACGACattcaaatatttttgtttcgTTCTTTCGTAAGATAGAGATGAATTTTCACCCTGAAAGAAATTGAGGCACTTATTTTCGTACTTCTAATCCGAGCAAATATCATGTGAAGTTTACTCATTCATTCTCTTATATGTGTAATATCATCCATTCATAATGCTTAAAGCTCGATAGAGGAGATGAGCCTGGCCCAGAAGAAAATCTGGGCCCATAAATCTCGATCCAGTGGCCCGGATAGAGTAACCAATCACGGCCCATCAGCCCATTACTACTCGTTTCTTTCAATCAATTGCGTTGCGCTCCGTCCGTCTCTCTCAATAACTGACATGAAAAccgagcgagaga
This genomic window contains:
- the LOC116190756 gene encoding uncharacterized protein LOC116190756; translation: MLRTPHLSLLPKPSVFPLRALPGTHRRAIFLRIYALSSNDIKVGTSLEVDGAPWRVLEFLHVKPGKGAAFVRTKLRNYITGNTVEKTFRAASSIEEANVFKETKQFTYKDGSQFVFMDLSTFEEIRLNEGDVGDKTKWLKEGMNCNVLFWNGKVIDFELPITVQLTIVDVDPGLKGDTAQGGSKPAKLDTGAVVNVPLFVNIGDEILVDTRTGQYMSRA
- the LOC116193222 gene encoding pentatricopeptide repeat-containing protein At5g41170, mitochondrial-like, with the protein product MPTPYLPSSLPLHQTHLPSPPPLYHQHFSSIRTHGVHHKKTQQKPLLSCSIQPRTTQINRTAEEVQHPEPNVNPRRSGRVQVRYLVERIRTVPKHDRPEFLDLLMTQRDGGIGTDDSLDLNNLLMALVLADEPDLALSSFSSMSSKGLLVPDSWTYSTMIRCYCKKGQPDEAKRVFDHMVENGLSPTVATVTELSNSYCRKGRMKGAFEVFDTMVRIGISPSVQTYNCLVKGLCYVGRVEEALEMLKGMRNGPVKPDVYTYTAVMDGFCKVGRSDEARELLEEAVGMGLSLSVVTYNTLFDGYCREGRPGKGLGMLRQMKERNCLPDCVSYRTLIHGLLKWGKARAALRVYWEMEDSGFEVDERMMNVLVRGLCRTSLKEGNGSDLLEDAGQLFSKMQIQNLAVEDDTYGLVISLFSVKKKSEEALVSVRKMMGEGFHPRIITLEDVVRGLCREGKLEKALSFLVLMEEEGMYPRRRVAYNILIEEFNRQGMAFSACNVYGIALKRGVIPEKKPKFRETEKS